One Methanoculleus sp. 7T genomic window carries:
- a CDS encoding class I SAM-dependent methyltransferase, with product MTYTDIDWNNVWRDLYETNAECRGSGECASIWASREKAQAFLAQSRENPERIRHVVDGLPLKAGSTVLDIGAGPGTLAVPLASRAARVTAVEPAAGMAEVMEEYAAKEGISNLRIVRKRWEDVDPAADLDGPYDLVVASYSLGMPNIRAAVEAMCKVSSGSVYLFWFAGATTWEQAMVDLWPRLHGKEFRFGPKADILYNVLYSMGIYPNVETVQMEHVRRFPNIDAAVDEFREQYRITSPAQEKVLREYLAATLAESGDGLLHLGMTTRVKLWWEVNGCR from the coding sequence ATGACATACACGGATATCGACTGGAACAATGTCTGGAGAGATCTCTACGAGACGAATGCAGAATGCCGGGGAAGCGGGGAATGCGCCTCGATATGGGCTTCACGAGAGAAAGCTCAAGCTTTTCTCGCACAGTCGCGTGAGAATCCCGAACGGATCCGCCACGTCGTCGATGGTCTCCCGCTCAAGGCGGGTTCGACGGTGTTGGATATCGGTGCCGGACCCGGCACGTTGGCCGTACCTCTCGCGAGCCGCGCCGCCCGCGTGACCGCCGTCGAACCTGCGGCGGGCATGGCGGAGGTTATGGAGGAGTACGCGGCAAAGGAAGGCATATCCAACCTCAGGATCGTGCGGAAGCGTTGGGAAGACGTCGACCCGGCGGCCGACCTCGACGGTCCCTACGACCTCGTCGTCGCCTCATACTCGCTCGGGATGCCGAATATCCGGGCCGCGGTCGAGGCGATGTGCAAGGTATCTTCGGGATCGGTTTACCTCTTCTGGTTCGCCGGGGCGACAACCTGGGAGCAGGCTATGGTCGACCTCTGGCCGAGGCTGCACGGGAAGGAGTTCCGGTTCGGCCCAAAGGCCGACATCCTCTATAACGTCCTCTACTCGATGGGGATCTATCCGAACGTGGAGACGGTGCAGATGGAGCATGTCCGCAGGTTCCCGAACATCGACGCCGCCGTGGACGAGTTCCGGGAGCAGTATCGGATAACGTCTCCGGCGCAGGAGAAGGTTCTCCGGGAGTACCTCGCCGCGACCCTCGCGGAGAGCGGGGACGGCCTCCTGCATTTGGGGATGACGACACGGGTCAAACTCTGGTGGGAGGTGAACGGATGCCGGTGA
- a CDS encoding sensor histidine kinase → MTSLTEQQRMAVLMVLLAVSVFLTYYFHAILMLGTVFSHFFYIPIILTALWWEKRSIPVALFLGGLVVVGTLAFSPDPLVLNDYARVLMFVVIAFVVASLSEQLKGREREVKKQRDLVQRYLDVAGVLFVVIGADHTVRLINRHGCEMLGYREEELIGKDWFATVVPEASREARRQVFDAAIAGDPVSPGRRENPVFTRNGEELILAWQDTVLTGDDGRPVGLIGSGSDITDRIRAEERLRAAHDEANLYLDIMVHDINNANVAALGYADLLGEVLEGTEQQMVRKLRSGISRSIEIIQNVSTIRRLHSGETATRPIDLDAVIRAGIAHHPDAGIAYEGKPVWVMADDLLPEVFTNLISNSIKFGDPEVEVRVRVEEDDGAVEVSVEDTGPGVPDRVKPLLFTRFRPGTNARSGKGLGLYITKMLVARYGGRIRVEDRVPGRPEEGAAFRFTLQRCDRPSVPPNRAVIARP, encoded by the coding sequence GTGACATCCCTTACCGAACAGCAGCGGATGGCCGTTCTTATGGTCCTTCTTGCCGTATCAGTCTTCTTGACCTACTACTTCCACGCCATCCTGATGCTCGGAACCGTCTTTTCGCACTTCTTCTACATCCCTATCATCCTGACCGCGCTCTGGTGGGAGAAGCGGAGCATTCCGGTCGCTCTCTTCCTCGGCGGGCTCGTCGTCGTCGGCACCCTCGCTTTCAGCCCGGACCCGCTAGTCCTGAACGATTACGCACGCGTCCTGATGTTCGTCGTCATCGCCTTCGTCGTCGCCTCCCTCTCCGAGCAGCTCAAAGGGCGGGAGCGGGAGGTGAAGAAGCAGCGAGACCTCGTACAGCGCTATCTGGACGTGGCGGGGGTCCTCTTCGTCGTCATCGGCGCCGACCACACCGTCCGGCTCATCAACCGCCACGGCTGCGAGATGCTCGGTTATCGGGAAGAGGAACTGATCGGGAAGGATTGGTTTGCAACCGTCGTCCCGGAAGCCTCCCGGGAGGCGAGGCGGCAAGTCTTCGATGCCGCAATCGCTGGAGACCCCGTCTCACCCGGGCGGCGTGAGAACCCAGTCTTCACCCGGAACGGAGAGGAGTTGATCCTCGCGTGGCAGGACACCGTGCTCACCGGCGATGACGGCCGGCCGGTCGGGCTCATCGGCTCGGGATCAGACATCACCGACCGCATCAGAGCCGAGGAGAGACTACGGGCGGCCCACGATGAGGCGAACCTCTACCTCGATATCATGGTGCATGACATCAACAACGCCAACGTCGCCGCTCTCGGCTACGCCGACCTGCTCGGCGAAGTGCTGGAGGGGACAGAGCAGCAGATGGTCCGGAAACTCCGGAGCGGCATCAGCCGTAGCATCGAGATCATCCAGAACGTCTCGACGATCCGGCGGCTGCACTCAGGAGAGACCGCTACGAGACCCATCGACCTTGATGCAGTCATCAGGGCAGGGATCGCCCACCACCCCGACGCCGGGATCGCCTATGAGGGAAAACCCGTCTGGGTCATGGCCGACGACCTCCTCCCGGAAGTCTTCACGAACCTCATCAGCAACAGCATCAAGTTCGGGGATCCCGAAGTCGAGGTCAGGGTCCGCGTCGAGGAGGACGATGGAGCCGTCGAGGTCTCGGTCGAGGACACGGGGCCGGGGGTGCCCGACCGGGTCAAACCCCTCCTCTTCACCAGGTTCAGGCCGGGAACAAACGCCCGGAGCGGGAAAGGGCTTGGGCTCTACATCACAAAGATGCTTGTTGCGCGCTACGGCGGCCGGATCCGGGTCGAGGACCGGGTGCCGGGACGCCCCGAGGAGGGCGCCGCATTCCGGTTCACCCTCCAGAGGTGCGACCGACCGTCGGTGCCGCCCAACCGGGCGGTTATCGCCAGACCCTGA
- a CDS encoding ATP-binding protein: MKIAICGKGGSGKSTVAALLAREYARRNRAVLVVDTDESNLGLHRLLGTGAPPDLMGYFGGKRAVTEKIMAAMPDPSSVDLIGERWSIDKIPQGYVASENGVRLVAIGKIHDAGEGCACPMGMLARQFLDHLDLGDDDVVIADTEAGIEHFGRGVDQGADVILMVVDPSFESLRLAEKVSDMAARIGVPLCCMLNRTDPISAARLRERIPDSVRIVCEISQDPGILAAGLDGRVLDLHHPAITALADLLDGTQKGRA, translated from the coding sequence ATGAAGATCGCTATCTGCGGCAAGGGAGGCAGCGGGAAGAGCACCGTTGCCGCGCTGCTTGCCCGTGAGTATGCACGGAGGAACCGTGCGGTACTGGTCGTCGATACCGACGAATCGAATCTCGGGCTGCACCGCCTTCTTGGGACGGGCGCCCCTCCGGACCTTATGGGGTACTTCGGGGGCAAAAGAGCGGTAACTGAGAAGATCATGGCGGCGATGCCCGATCCGTCGTCCGTGGACCTGATAGGAGAGAGGTGGAGCATCGACAAAATCCCCCAAGGCTACGTCGCCTCGGAAAACGGGGTTCGGCTGGTCGCCATCGGGAAGATCCATGACGCCGGCGAGGGGTGCGCCTGCCCGATGGGAATGCTCGCCCGTCAGTTTCTCGACCACCTAGACCTCGGCGACGACGACGTCGTCATCGCCGACACGGAGGCCGGGATCGAACACTTCGGCCGGGGCGTCGACCAGGGGGCGGACGTGATCCTCATGGTCGTCGACCCGTCGTTCGAGTCGCTCCGGCTCGCAGAGAAGGTCTCGGATATGGCGGCACGGATCGGGGTCCCGCTCTGTTGCATGTTGAACAGGACCGACCCCATCTCGGCCGCTCGGTTGCGGGAGAGGATACCCGACTCCGTGCGGATCGTCTGCGAGATCTCCCAAGACCCCGGAATTCTTGCCGCGGGCCTCGACGGTCGGGTGCTGGACCTGCACCACCCCGCAATCACGGCGCTTGCCGACCTGCTGGACGGCACCCAGAAAGGGAGAGCATGA
- a CDS encoding ABC transporter ATP-binding protein — MLRVQDIHFRYGSFPVLSGVSFSVGKGELCGLFGPNGSGKTTLFKCCLRFLRAERGNVVMHGEDISRCTIEQLARLVAYVPQEHRPPFPYLAREVVLMGRTPHLGGFFGIRRRDREIAMDALATLGISDLADRPYNHLSGGQRQMVLMARAIAQDTPVLFLDEPTSALDFQNQMRIWQIMREIAEEGKTILACSHDPNHVAWFCDRVVVVGSGSVVAEGEPEDVISEGVLATIYGDTCAVRRLDGVRMVMPRCVADRHGKQEYDRPLHETPFARAWSEADAGS; from the coding sequence ATGCTTCGTGTTCAGGATATTCATTTTCGGTACGGGAGCTTTCCCGTACTCTCGGGGGTCTCCTTCTCGGTTGGGAAGGGAGAACTTTGCGGCCTCTTCGGCCCGAACGGATCGGGAAAAACGACGCTCTTCAAGTGCTGTCTGCGGTTCCTCCGTGCGGAGCGGGGAAACGTGGTGATGCACGGCGAAGACATCTCGCGGTGCACCATCGAGCAACTCGCGCGACTCGTCGCCTATGTGCCGCAGGAGCACAGGCCGCCGTTCCCCTACCTCGCGAGGGAAGTCGTCCTCATGGGCAGGACACCTCATCTCGGCGGGTTCTTCGGTATCAGGAGACGCGACCGGGAGATCGCGATGGACGCGCTCGCCACCCTCGGGATCAGCGATCTTGCGGACCGGCCCTACAACCACCTCTCGGGAGGCCAGCGTCAGATGGTGCTCATGGCCCGCGCGATCGCACAGGACACCCCGGTCCTCTTCCTTGACGAACCCACGAGCGCGCTCGACTTCCAGAACCAGATGCGGATCTGGCAGATTATGCGCGAGATCGCGGAGGAGGGAAAGACGATCCTCGCCTGCAGCCACGACCCAAACCATGTCGCGTGGTTCTGCGACCGAGTGGTGGTCGTGGGATCGGGGTCGGTCGTGGCCGAGGGAGAACCGGAAGACGTGATCTCGGAAGGCGTGCTTGCGACGATCTACGGGGACACATGCGCCGTTCGAAGACTCGACGGCGTCCGGATGGTGATGCCGCGCTGTGTCGCGGATCGACACGGAAAACAGGAATACGACCGCCCCCTCCATGAGACACCCTTCGCCAGGGCGTGGAGTGAGGCGGATGCCGGGTCGTGA
- a CDS encoding polyprenyl synthetase family protein, producing MPFREFLQRIIPTVNRRIEEAASSGEGIDPSLLPLLAKGKRMRAGLLLHVYAALTRTAAPTSKALDLACAVELAHAASLILDDMLDGDALRRGVPAHHLTRGEGRAVLDAVGILALPYALAAPYGAGYVAMLASTQQSMARGVAWEMLGGPRLPAAELYDAVITRKTGCLFSLAAAWGAMAAGEDDSIVAAFTSFGLAAGKAMQIADDIADLHALASGARNHRPGSEALLLRCASGEPGDDGARQALASMLESEIASAAARITDGAGRRVSSEDQEAFGQAVRDIVEIMLAEGVPDGGSPSREPSRNDKYRPAPHSS from the coding sequence ATGCCGTTTCGTGAGTTCTTACAGCGTATCATACCTACGGTCAACCGGCGGATCGAGGAGGCGGCGAGCAGCGGGGAGGGGATCGATCCCAGTCTCCTCCCGCTTCTTGCCAAGGGAAAGCGAATGCGGGCCGGTCTCCTCCTTCATGTCTACGCCGCCCTCACCCGGACGGCGGCACCGACCAGCAAGGCGCTCGACCTCGCCTGCGCAGTCGAACTCGCCCACGCGGCAAGCCTCATCCTTGACGACATGCTGGACGGCGACGCCCTCAGGCGGGGAGTTCCCGCCCACCACCTCACTCGGGGAGAGGGACGGGCGGTGCTCGATGCCGTCGGCATCCTCGCCCTCCCCTATGCACTCGCCGCCCCGTACGGTGCCGGCTACGTGGCGATGCTTGCGTCGACCCAGCAGAGCATGGCTCGGGGCGTGGCCTGGGAGATGCTCGGAGGGCCGCGGCTCCCTGCGGCCGAACTCTACGACGCCGTCATCACGAGAAAGACGGGGTGCCTCTTCTCGCTTGCTGCCGCTTGGGGCGCCATGGCGGCGGGAGAGGACGATAGTATCGTCGCCGCGTTCACGAGTTTCGGCCTCGCTGCCGGGAAGGCGATGCAGATCGCCGACGACATCGCAGACCTGCACGCGCTCGCGAGCGGGGCCCGGAATCACCGGCCCGGGTCCGAAGCCCTCCTCCTCCGGTGCGCCTCGGGAGAGCCGGGAGACGATGGCGCTCGCCAAGCGCTGGCATCGATGCTTGAATCAGAGATCGCCTCGGCGGCGGCTCGGATCACGGATGGGGCCGGGCGCCGAGTCTCCTCCGAGGATCAGGAGGCCTTCGGGCAGGCGGTCCGGGACATCGTGGAGATTATGCTCGCTGAAGGGGTGCCGGACGGCGGATCCCCGTCCCGTGAGCCCTCCCGCAACGATAAATACCGCCCCGCCCCACACTCTTCCTGA
- a CDS encoding HAD family hydrolase, with translation MSRRSPEVAGILFDCYGTLIDILTDERDIETYRYLSRWLLYQGVRIPPESLRECYPRRVREAADRVGGRHPEVRVEEVFAGICAEHSAWDIDAERLGVEAARAFRAASLRRLDVIEKSRRLLDLFGTEKKGVVSNGQRVFSEQEMRMLNLYDRFDFVIFSSDLGFQKPDPRIYTTALRRMGLTPPAVLFIGDTSENDILTPRRLGMQALHVEEAWRRYGV, from the coding sequence ATGTCTCGCCGCAGCCCCGAGGTAGCGGGGATCCTCTTCGACTGCTACGGTACGCTCATCGACATCCTGACCGATGAGCGCGACATCGAGACCTACCGGTACCTCTCCCGGTGGCTCCTCTATCAAGGCGTCAGGATACCACCTGAATCCTTGCGGGAGTGCTACCCCCGGCGGGTGCGGGAGGCGGCCGACCGGGTCGGGGGACGGCACCCGGAGGTGCGGGTCGAAGAGGTCTTCGCCGGCATCTGCGCCGAACACAGCGCATGGGACATCGATGCGGAACGGCTCGGGGTCGAGGCGGCTCGGGCATTCCGGGCCGCGTCTCTCCGGCGTCTCGATGTTATCGAGAAGAGCCGGAGGCTGCTCGACCTCTTCGGGACGGAGAAGAAAGGGGTCGTCTCGAACGGGCAACGGGTCTTCTCGGAACAGGAGATGCGGATGCTTAACCTCTACGACCGTTTCGACTTCGTCATCTTCTCATCGGACCTCGGTTTTCAGAAGCCCGACCCGCGGATATACACGACGGCCCTCAGGCGGATGGGTCTTACGCCTCCAGCCGTCCTCTTCATCGGGGACACCAGCGAGAACGATATTCTCACTCCCCGGAGGCTTGGGATGCAGGCGTTGCACGTCGAGGAGGCATGGAGGCGCTACGGTGTCTGA
- a CDS encoding DUF2124 domain-containing protein: MDLIETLTGVPGMLRPFKAYLREAGLAPGDQVAYYGCPGTCTPFIELLGFAVRDLPVEQVYVPYADETAAKAIRPVGGVGMQVSGGVVRVDPKVIVLMGGLAMPGVPVTKETVQAVVGAHAGAKVVGVCFMQMFEKAGWLDTFDFDLVIDAALDPVRVWR, encoded by the coding sequence ATGGATTTGATTGAAACCCTCACCGGCGTCCCCGGGATGCTCCGTCCGTTCAAGGCCTACCTTCGCGAGGCGGGGCTTGCCCCCGGCGACCAAGTCGCCTACTACGGCTGCCCGGGCACCTGCACGCCCTTCATCGAGCTCCTGGGATTCGCCGTCCGGGACCTCCCGGTCGAGCAGGTCTACGTGCCCTATGCGGACGAGACCGCGGCAAAGGCGATCCGCCCGGTCGGGGGCGTCGGGATGCAGGTCTCCGGCGGCGTGGTCCGCGTCGACCCGAAGGTGATCGTCCTGATGGGCGGGCTTGCGATGCCGGGTGTTCCGGTCACGAAAGAAACGGTCCAGGCAGTCGTCGGCGCCCATGCGGGGGCGAAAGTCGTGGGCGTCTGCTTCATGCAGATGTTTGAGAAAGCGGGCTGGCTCGACACCTTTGATTTCGACCTGGTCATCGACGCCGCCCTCGACCCGGTCAGGGTCTGGCGATAA
- a CDS encoding 2-hydroxymuconate tautomerase: MPVVTIRMAEGRTLEQKRKLAGEITAAIVGTLGVDPERVMVFFEELESENIARAGRLLSES, encoded by the coding sequence ATGCCAGTCGTAACCATTCGTATGGCGGAGGGCCGGACGCTCGAGCAGAAACGGAAACTTGCAGGCGAGATCACCGCTGCGATTGTCGGGACGCTCGGCGTCGACCCAGAACGGGTCATGGTCTTCTTCGAAGAACTCGAGAGCGAGAACATCGCAAGAGCCGGGAGGCTCCTCTCGGAGTCGTAG
- a CDS encoding flavin reductase family protein: MILRPSQREQVLPLPVALISTVSEDGVRNVAPWSNITPILRPLDEIVLASWIKRDTLENIRTTGEFVVNIPSASMVEEVMVCARNYPPEVDEFEEAGLVPRPSAMVRPPGIEGCLAWMECVLSEEIARENYSLVIGKVVRLEADDRCFNDAGEMDFERAEPLSVMLGKEGMWFTRPVRSGRFAYYAEMAAGRYATGQSIPHSER; encoded by the coding sequence ATGATCCTCCGACCCAGTCAGCGCGAGCAGGTACTCCCGTTGCCGGTTGCGCTCATCTCGACCGTCTCGGAGGACGGCGTCAGAAACGTCGCCCCTTGGTCGAACATAACCCCCATCCTCCGGCCCTTGGACGAGATCGTCTTGGCATCGTGGATCAAGCGCGATACCCTCGAGAACATCCGCACCACAGGAGAGTTCGTCGTGAACATCCCCTCGGCATCGATGGTCGAGGAGGTCATGGTCTGTGCGCGGAACTACCCGCCGGAGGTCGACGAGTTTGAGGAGGCGGGGCTTGTACCCCGCCCGTCGGCGATGGTCCGCCCTCCCGGGATCGAAGGGTGCTTGGCTTGGATGGAATGCGTGCTCAGCGAAGAGATCGCAAGGGAGAACTACTCGCTCGTTATCGGGAAGGTGGTCCGCCTTGAGGCCGACGATCGCTGCTTCAACGATGCCGGTGAGATGGACTTCGAGCGGGCGGAGCCACTCTCGGTTATGCTCGGGAAGGAAGGGATGTGGTTCACCCGGCCCGTCAGGTCGGGGCGGTTCGCCTATTACGCGGAGATGGCGGCCGGCCGATACGCGACCGGTCAGAGCATCCCGCACTCGGAGAGGTGA
- a CDS encoding ABC transporter substrate-binding protein, whose protein sequence is MPVREVSRRVGTALLLAALLVLSAGCVGAGQGGTAPEPGPNDNGYRTVVDSRGVAVEVPMNIERVVTVSDGLIESTMFVLGEDEKIVGVGSSCLQRVFNYTYPTVSGEAYEYRDGMNPVTYLNPGIRDLPRVAESGAAVNYETLAGLDPDLVILRVGSCTLRSMEDEGVQKTIRTVEALGIPVVVLKAHPCFDEPDLSTISDEIRILGSVFGKEERAGNLADYLESRTQMVIERTKDIPDAEKPTVLIFGASPTSRKAGGAGNVKGTNTVESYFIEEIVHAKNAYRNAGSPTISAEQLLALDPDVIVLGTSNGYHPPEELYSAPYYQSVAELSAIKDRRVSSFPWEPCNCAKRLEYPIDVMVIAKAAYPERFADVDLAEWLLEFYENVYGVDRATAESLRSAQWMDWCVMECPTCG, encoded by the coding sequence ATGCCGGTGAGGGAGGTTTCCCGGCGGGTGGGGACCGCCCTTCTCCTGGCGGCCCTACTGGTCCTCTCCGCAGGATGCGTCGGGGCCGGGCAGGGCGGGACGGCGCCGGAGCCCGGCCCGAACGACAACGGCTACCGGACGGTCGTCGACTCCCGCGGGGTTGCGGTCGAGGTGCCGATGAATATCGAGCGGGTCGTCACCGTCTCCGACGGGCTCATCGAGAGCACGATGTTCGTCCTCGGCGAAGATGAGAAGATCGTCGGGGTCGGGTCGTCCTGTCTCCAGCGGGTCTTCAATTACACCTACCCGACCGTGAGCGGGGAGGCCTACGAGTACCGGGACGGCATGAACCCGGTGACCTACCTGAACCCCGGAATCCGGGACCTCCCGAGGGTCGCGGAGTCGGGCGCAGCCGTCAACTACGAGACGCTTGCCGGGCTCGACCCGGACCTAGTCATCCTCCGTGTCGGCTCCTGCACACTCCGTTCGATGGAGGATGAAGGGGTGCAGAAGACAATCCGGACGGTTGAGGCGCTCGGGATCCCGGTCGTCGTGCTCAAGGCCCACCCATGCTTCGACGAGCCGGACCTCTCGACGATCTCGGACGAGATCAGGATCCTCGGCAGCGTCTTCGGGAAGGAGGAGAGGGCGGGCAACCTCGCCGATTACCTCGAGTCCCGGACGCAGATGGTCATCGAGAGGACAAAGGATATCCCTGACGCGGAGAAGCCGACCGTTCTCATATTCGGCGCATCGCCGACCTCACGGAAGGCCGGAGGGGCCGGCAACGTGAAAGGGACCAACACGGTCGAGTCCTACTTCATCGAGGAGATTGTCCACGCGAAGAACGCCTACCGGAACGCCGGGAGCCCTACCATCTCGGCCGAACAACTCCTCGCCCTTGACCCCGACGTCATCGTGCTCGGCACATCGAACGGCTACCACCCGCCCGAGGAACTCTACTCAGCTCCCTATTACCAAAGCGTCGCCGAACTCTCGGCAATAAAGGACCGGCGCGTCTCCTCGTTCCCGTGGGAGCCCTGCAACTGCGCCAAGCGCCTCGAGTACCCGATCGACGTGATGGTGATCGCAAAGGCGGCCTACCCGGAGCGGTTCGCAGACGTCGACCTTGCCGAATGGCTGCTTGAGTTCTACGAGAATGTCTACGGCGTAGACCGGGCGACGGCGGAGAGCCTCCGGTCGGCGCAGTGGATGGACTGGTGCGTGATGGAGTGCCCTACCTGCGGGTGA
- a CDS encoding phosphotransferase: MKIEREVGILESHDAFRGWLVGVLADRLPEPDGDVRVYRIEPASHVVCRYEFAGGVSVIGKFFGAPTGANTRYDPRKAMKNEFYRIRRVSGLVRVPHALAAKSRFHAVLVTDYVPGPTIRELIAARASLYDHLTGVAHLLRRLHDNTRTSCNRAREFSYFHKVLDQNRLPEHRRERFNRLLGAWWHSPRIGRDEGCMVHGDATPANYLVGDGVWAIDFEGSRNHAHPIRDLGILAAEIKASPVNSRAEGYIGHLLWHYSNGEEEFRHYTRDLPFFMALGYLRIARLPWRAAERDRLLREAEACLAAAPR, from the coding sequence GTGAAAATTGAGAGAGAAGTGGGGATTCTTGAGTCCCACGATGCGTTCAGGGGCTGGCTGGTCGGTGTCCTCGCCGACCGTCTGCCGGAGCCTGACGGCGACGTCCGGGTCTACCGGATAGAACCCGCGTCGCACGTCGTCTGTCGGTATGAGTTTGCCGGCGGAGTCAGCGTGATCGGCAAATTCTTCGGCGCGCCGACGGGTGCGAACACCCGCTACGACCCTAGGAAGGCAATGAAGAACGAGTTTTACCGGATACGACGCGTATCCGGCTTGGTCCGCGTCCCACATGCGCTCGCGGCGAAGAGCCGGTTTCATGCGGTCCTCGTGACCGATTACGTCCCGGGCCCGACCATACGGGAACTCATCGCGGCGAGGGCCTCCCTTTACGACCACCTGACCGGGGTCGCGCACCTGCTCCGACGGCTCCACGACAACACGCGGACCTCCTGCAACCGGGCACGCGAGTTCTCTTATTTCCATAAAGTGCTCGACCAGAACCGGCTCCCGGAACACCGAAGGGAGCGGTTCAACCGCCTGCTCGGGGCGTGGTGGCACAGCCCGAGAATCGGGCGGGACGAAGGGTGCATGGTCCACGGCGACGCCACGCCCGCAAACTACCTCGTCGGCGACGGCGTCTGGGCTATCGACTTCGAAGGCTCCCGGAACCACGCGCACCCCATCCGCGACCTCGGCATCCTCGCCGCAGAGATCAAGGCATCGCCGGTGAATTCCCGGGCCGAGGGCTACATCGGCCACCTGCTCTGGCACTACAGCAACGGCGAGGAGGAATTCCGGCATTATACCCGCGATCTTCCGTTCTTCATGGCGCTCGGCTACCTCAGGATCGCCCGGCTGCCTTGGCGGGCGGCGGAGCGCGACCGGTTGCTCCGGGAGGCGGAGGCATGTCTCGCCGCAGCCCCGAGGTAG
- a CDS encoding FecCD family ABC transporter permease: MRESTGFNHFLTKLGYDTAGGFDERRKIIILLALAAVLLITASVAVVLGAYGFTVTDVYRTILVHLTFGDVSSLPKLHNTIIWDIRVPRIILAVSVGGALAIAGAVFQGVFRNPLVEPYILGVSSGAAFGAALGIVFPAVFPSIQVSAFAFGGLAVAFAYLLARNRGEAPIVTLILAGVIIGSIFSAFVSLLKYLADDTALREIVFWLMGGFYYATWEDVRILAPVVFLSFIVLWALGWKLNVLSMGDDEARGLGVNPEKYKFIVIALATAITAFAVSLVGIIAWVGLMMPHAARMLLGPDNRFVIPASLMMGGCYLVVCDTLARTLTTAEIPVGILTSILGAPYLCYLLRNKGRVIFG, encoded by the coding sequence ATGAGAGAGTCCACAGGCTTCAATCACTTCCTCACGAAACTCGGCTACGACACCGCCGGAGGGTTCGACGAACGGAGAAAGATCATCATTCTTCTCGCCCTCGCCGCCGTCCTCCTCATAACGGCCTCGGTCGCGGTCGTCCTCGGTGCCTACGGATTCACCGTTACGGACGTCTATCGGACGATCCTTGTCCACCTCACGTTCGGCGACGTTAGTAGTCTCCCGAAACTGCACAACACCATCATCTGGGACATCCGCGTGCCCCGGATCATCCTTGCCGTCTCGGTCGGCGGGGCGCTCGCCATCGCAGGCGCCGTCTTCCAGGGGGTTTTCCGAAACCCCCTCGTCGAGCCCTACATCCTCGGCGTCTCGTCGGGAGCCGCATTCGGCGCGGCGCTCGGGATCGTCTTTCCGGCAGTCTTTCCCTCGATCCAAGTCTCCGCATTCGCCTTCGGCGGGCTCGCCGTAGCCTTTGCCTACCTCCTCGCTCGCAACAGGGGTGAGGCGCCCATCGTCACCCTCATCCTCGCCGGCGTCATCATCGGCTCGATCTTCTCGGCGTTCGTCTCGCTCCTCAAGTATCTTGCCGACGACACGGCGCTCCGGGAGATCGTCTTCTGGCTGATGGGCGGGTTCTACTACGCGACCTGGGAAGACGTCCGCATCCTCGCTCCCGTAGTCTTCCTCAGTTTCATCGTCCTCTGGGCCCTCGGGTGGAAACTCAACGTCCTCTCGATGGGCGACGACGAAGCCCGGGGGCTCGGGGTCAACCCCGAGAAGTACAAGTTCATCGTCATCGCACTTGCGACCGCCATAACCGCATTCGCCGTCTCGCTCGTCGGAATCATCGCGTGGGTCGGGCTTATGATGCCTCACGCAGCACGGATGCTCCTCGGGCCCGACAACCGCTTCGTCATCCCGGCGTCCCTGATGATGGGCGGATGTTACCTTGTCGTCTGCGACACCCTGGCCCGGACGTTGACGACGGCCGAGATCCCGGTCGGGATCCTGACCTCCATCCTCGGGGCGCCGTATCTCTGTTACCTGCTCCGCAACAAGGGCAGGGTGATCTTCGGGTGA